In the genome of Nitrospira sp., the window GTAGAGCCGGATCGATTCGATGTGATCGGAGCGATGGTCTGCCTGGTGGGGGTGACGGTGATGATGTATTGGCCGAGGTGAAGCACGGAGAGGTCGAGCCTGCTCGACTCTTGGTCGGAAACACTCCGGCTAGCGAGCCTTCCAATAGCCTGGCCTTCGCCTGCCATGGGCAATCGCAATGATTTGCACGTGGCCGGCACTCACTCGATAGATCAGCTGAAATGGAAAATGGTGGAACACGTACCGGCGGGTTCCATGCACAAAGCCCGGCCAACGGTCAGGCGTTTGAGCAATGGCTTCAATGGCGTGGTCGAGTTCAGCGAGGAAAGAATCAGCGGCCGAAATGCTTCGCTCCAGGTACCACGCTCGGGCAGCCTGAGCCTCCTCGACCGCAGCAGGATGGAAGAAAACTTCGCACCCAGGCATTATCGATCGAGTATCCTACGACGCGCTTCGCTCCAAGCAATGAGGTGAGTGGCAGATGAATCGAGATCCGTCAGTCGGCGGGCAATC includes:
- a CDS encoding type II toxin-antitoxin system RelE/ParE family toxin; protein product: MPGCEVFFHPAAVEEAQAARAWYLERSISAADSFLAELDHAIEAIAQTPDRWPGFVHGTRRYVFHHFPFQLIYRVSAGHVQIIAIAHGRRRPGYWKAR